The DNA window TAGAAGCACTTGATATCTCAGAACCAGTACGCCACTCACGACCCATGATAGAATTCTGATGGATGGTGCAGCCTCATTTGCACCCAACACAGAGTTTGAAGACTACCGGAGCAACGGAATAACTTAATTAGGCAATTGTTGGTTAAGAATGGGCTGATATTTCTACAGATTATTGCTCAGTCAGTTAAAGTTGGCCCATTGAATGTTTCAGGCGACGTCAGAAACAAAGTGATCAGATTAGAACCAACAGTACTAACTATTCCGTTGGTTAGTAGCGCCGACTCATCAGAGCATTTTCACTGCATTTCAACTGTCAAAAGTGAATTTGGTGACCCACACAATCTGCACGCTTGAAACTTGTGTTGGCTCTAACAAGTTGCACGGCCACCCTCCAATATGGCCCATGTTCTGCTGAAGATATTTTCGTCATTTACTAGATTGGTAGATTGGCTCAAATTTAAGTACATACTATCCAGCCTAGCCGCCTTACCATATCTCAAACTCGGAAGCGCCGAGACCCCTACTTTTAGCTTTTTGAGTGTCTGGGGAACTACCAACAGGCCACACCACCCTTGTCATGTCACAATGCAAGAGTCAAGTCAGTAAGGGTAatctcagggtatcagaaacatTGACAAACaggagcataagagacgaaattgtTAGGTCATTTTaggctccttagactatggttcttagactacttatttttgtaccctaaggcTTAGGAGTTCAGTTTCTCTACTGCCCACTAGGTTAATAAATTTACCGAAATACTGTAGCATAAATGCTGTACAAGTAGAACAGTAGATAGAAATGAAATAAAGCCTCGTCCCCCCCAGTTGATAGGCAGTCAGTCACAATACAATACTTACCTTTCCCTTCTCTTATTGGGCTTCCCTTTAACATGTCTTTTCCCACAGCCAAAGCCATTGtgcttttctttctattaTCTTCAAATCTCGTTTTGGCGAACACAACGGTTGTGGCTCGGTCTTTGGATAAACGTCAGTTATTCAACCGTTGTGGAAACTCAAGGCTGGGTCCTCTGCTTGCCCAGTCCCTCCAAGATGCGAACGATATTGTATGTATTAtatttcttccttctcccTCCTCCCCCTCGTCCCCCTCCTATTGTTTGGtgcttttcgaggcgtaagtcccgaagtatacatttatCCCCCTCCCCCCTCCTCCCCCCCGTCCCCTCCTCCCCgtccttttcctcctttccttcttttaaCTACTATTAAAATGTGTCTAACCAGCTTGTAAAGATGGCCAATATGGTCGATCATCTAGATCTCGCTATTGGTCTCTATCGGAATGACGGGTCCGGCGAGTTGAGACCAGAGAAGCTGGCTTCGAATCAACGGACCTTTGACGAACACAATGCCTTTGCTACCTATCGCGCCCTTATAAGCAACCACTACACTGGTGTCAATGCAGAAGGCAATCGTGAAGGCCTTGCAAGGCTCAAGTATACACGTGGTAAGTGAGAACATAAGGAATGAAATTACTTAGGAAATTTATCATAAGGGATGAAATTACTCAGGCAGTTTATGCTGCTTAGACCATACACTCATACAATATTCCACCCGGAGACATTCACATTCAGTCTGGCCCGCATTCACTAACTATCATAACAGAACGGGCGAAAACCATCTCTGATCAACTATACAAGTACCTAGACGGTACTCCCGTGAGATGGACCCGAGGGGGGTTCCCTTACGTCAATTTTTATTGCAATGATAATCAAGTTTTGGCGAGACGAAATAGTGAGGGAAGAACATACACAGAAGGTAAGTCAACATTCTCAACCCGAAAGCGTTTTGAGCTAACATATACTATCTAGACACTGGAGAAGATGACTGTAAGGTCTGTCAGAAACTCGATAGATTTGATGCTGACCACCATAGCCGTGTTCACTAATACAGGCGCACGTTTATACTGGGTGCTGATGAAACAAGCCACACAGAAAGGTAGAGAAACTTGGGTAATGCGCAAAGCGGTGTGCGACGCAGACCCTGATGATCCTGATTATGACACCGCCGACGACGCTTCTGATGATGGTTCGGACGACAGTTCTGACAACGGTTCGGACAGTTCTGATGACGATTCGGAAGACGGCTCGGACAACGGTTCGGACAATGGTCCAGATGATTCAGACGAGGACTTGCCGAAGCGTTTCGGTATTCCTGTGGAGAAAAGGCTAAACGCATACACCTACAAGGCTATCTTTGGGGCCGTCGAAGAGACCATGGTTTTTTGCCCTGCTTACCACGAGAGATGGCTCAAGATTGAGGCAGATCGGTTAGCTTCGGGAACACATTATCGAAACATGCATGTGGGTATTGGCAAGAAGCCTACCGATGAACAGAAAACTTCTGCTTCTCTTCTCCTAGCTGACCCGGATTTTGATCCGAAAAGCAAGGTAAGACGGGGGATCTCATGGTTTGGAGATTTTCTTGTCCAAGTGCTCATTCATGAATCCACACATGCGGAGGCGTTCACAGGTGTTGGAAATGCACTCGGTGAGATTTCTGTTACTAGTGATGCAAATAACGATTTGATGCTAATGTGCTTGTAGTTGATGTCATTTGCCGGCCTCCTGCaggggaagagaagaagggcaACATGCGTACCACCAGCTTGGCCTGTCTACGAGCGGTTGTCAGAGGAGATGACAACGTCATGGGTGAAGGACATCAGGGCCATAAAGACGCAGGTAGGTGATtcattgatcaattgac is part of the Fusarium poae strain DAOMC 252244 chromosome 4, whole genome shotgun sequence genome and encodes:
- a CDS encoding hypothetical protein (SECRETED:SignalP(1-22)) yields the protein MSFPTAKAIVLFFLLSSNLVLANTTVVARSLDKRQLFNRCGNSRLGPLLAQSLQDANDIMANMVDHLDLAIGLYRNDGSGELRPEKLASNQRTFDEHNAFATYRALISNHYTGVNAEGNREGLARLKYTRERAKTISDQLYKYLDGTPVRWTRGGFPYVNFYCNDNQVLARRNSEGRTYTEDTGEDDSVFTNTGARLYWVLMKQATQKGRETWVMRKAVCDADPDDPDYDTADDASDDGSDDSSDNGSDSSDDDSEDGSDNGSDNGPDDSDEDLPKRFGIPVEKRLNAYTYKAIFGAVEETMVFCPAYHERWLKIEADRLASGTHYRNMHVGIGKKPTDEQKTSASLLLADPDFDPKSKVRRGISWFGDFLVQVLIHESTHAEAFTGVGNALVDVICRPPAGEEKKGNMRTTSLACLRAVVRGDDNVMGEGHQGHKDAEGFAMYAMATWVNTVAWYSGFNPKERVDA